In a single window of the Anguilla rostrata isolate EN2019 chromosome 4, ASM1855537v3, whole genome shotgun sequence genome:
- the LOC135253546 gene encoding cytochrome P450 7A1 isoform X2, with protein sequence MHNHNLVALCPCNCSQVFGHPDFTDPMYSSSYKDIHSIFRQTLQGRVLQELTTSMMENTQIIMLRNNLSGWTKEGLQRFTIRIMFEAGYMTFFGREEQAIAEEDSAAKSLLMQKIIDDFLVFDKAFPEMAAGIPIHFLLRTFRAREALAEMLYHTCLKRNHRLSALIEKRIHAFDQMSHIDELGKARANVSMLWASQANTLPAAFWSLYYMLRSPEALKAAQNEVDRVLRESDHKPVMAGSPLILSKEQLDGMSIIGSIIEEALRLSSASIMIRVANDDFTLTLDSGMTADIRKGDYIALCPQMIHMDPEIYENPAEFKFDRYLDENGQKKTDFFKNGRKLKQFLIPFGSGASECPGRFFAMCEIKQFLTLVLWHYEMELEDVACAPLTTDSTRAGLGILPPKQDVQIRFRIRACTDGGETSH encoded by the exons ATGCACAATCATAATCTTGTTGCTCTTTGCCCCTGCAATTGCTCTCAG GTTTTTGGACATCCAGATTTTACTGATCCAATGTACAGCAGCAGCTACAAAGACATCCATTCCATTTTTCGTCAGACGCTTCAAGGCCGAGTCTTGCAAGAGTTAACCACCAGCATGATGGAAAATACGCAGATCATCATGTTGAGAAATAATCTGTCTGGAtggacgaaggaggggctgcaAAGGTTCACCATCCGGATCATGTTTGAGGCTGGGTATATGACATTTTTTGGCAGAGAGGAACAGGCCATAGCAGAGGAAGACAGTGCAGCAAAAAGTCTCTTGATGCAAAAAATCATTGATGACTTCCTTGTGTTTGATAAGGCCTTTCCTGAGATGGCTGCAGGGATACCCATTCACTTCCTCTTGAGAACTTTTAGAGCCAGAGAGGCCTTGGCTGAAATGCTTTATCACACATGCTTAAAAAGGAACCACCGTCTGTCAGCACTGATCGAGAAAAGGATACATGCTTTTGACCAGATGAGCCACATTGATGAACTGGGAAAGGCAAGAGCTAATGTAAGCATGTTATGGGCCTCTCAAGCCAATACATTACCTGCAGCCTTCTGGAGCCTCTATTACATGCTAAG GTCACCTGAAGCTTTGAAAGCTGCTCAAAACGAAGTAGATCGAGTGCTAAGGGAGTCAGATCATAAGCCAGTCATGGCTGGGAGTCCACTGATCCTCTCTAAAGAACAGCTAGATGGCATGTCTATCATTG GTAGCATAATTGAGGAAGCCTTACGTCTTTCCAGTGCATCAATAATGATTCGTGTAGCAAATGATGACTTCACCTTGACCTTGGATTCGGGAATGACAGCGGATATTCGCAAAGGGGACTACATTGCTTTGTGCCCCCAGATGATACACATGGATCCAGAAATCTATGAAAATCCCGCG GAATTTAAATTTGACAGGTATTTGGATGAAAACGGACAAAAGAAGACAGATTTCTTCAAAAACGGGAGAAAGCTCAAGCAGTTCCTCATACCGTTTGGGTCTGGGGCCAGTGAGTGCCCCGGTCGCTTTTTCGCCATGTGTGAAATAAAGCAGTTTTTGACTCTGGTGCTTTGGCACTATGAAATGGAGTTGGAGGATGTGGCATGTGCTCCTCTGACTACAGACAGTACCCGAGCAGGTCTGGGGATACTCCCACCGAAGCAGGATGTCCAGATAAGATTCCGGATCAGGGCCTGCACCGATGGAGGGGAAACCTCACATTAG
- the LOC135253546 gene encoding cytochrome P450 7A1 isoform X1, with the protein MAWFTVYVLAIFFSILLSWLFRVSRKRKPGEPPLVIGWIPFLGVALNYGRNPLAFLRLAQKKYGVIFTCKIAGKYITFITDPFSYSAVFRQGKILDFQKFAIGFSSKVFGHPDFTDPMYSSSYKDIHSIFRQTLQGRVLQELTTSMMENTQIIMLRNNLSGWTKEGLQRFTIRIMFEAGYMTFFGREEQAIAEEDSAAKSLLMQKIIDDFLVFDKAFPEMAAGIPIHFLLRTFRAREALAEMLYHTCLKRNHRLSALIEKRIHAFDQMSHIDELGKARANVSMLWASQANTLPAAFWSLYYMLRSPEALKAAQNEVDRVLRESDHKPVMAGSPLILSKEQLDGMSIIGSIIEEALRLSSASIMIRVANDDFTLTLDSGMTADIRKGDYIALCPQMIHMDPEIYENPAEFKFDRYLDENGQKKTDFFKNGRKLKQFLIPFGSGASECPGRFFAMCEIKQFLTLVLWHYEMELEDVACAPLTTDSTRAGLGILPPKQDVQIRFRIRACTDGGETSH; encoded by the exons ATGGCTTGGTTCACGGTCTACGTTCTGGCTATTTTCTTTTCCATACTATTGTCTTGGCTGTTCAGGGTCTCAAGGAAGAG GAAACCAGGTGAACCTCCGCTGGTGATTGGGTGGATTCCTTTCCTTGGAGTTGCACTTAACTATGGGAGAAATCCACTAGCCTTCCTTAGATTGGCTCAGAAGAAGTATGGAGTCATTTTCACTTGTAAAATTGCTGGGAAGTACATAACATTCATTACAGATCCTTTCTCATACAGTGCTGTATTTCGCCAGGGAAAGATCCTTGATTTTCAAAAGTTTGCCATTGGATTCTCATCTAAG GTTTTTGGACATCCAGATTTTACTGATCCAATGTACAGCAGCAGCTACAAAGACATCCATTCCATTTTTCGTCAGACGCTTCAAGGCCGAGTCTTGCAAGAGTTAACCACCAGCATGATGGAAAATACGCAGATCATCATGTTGAGAAATAATCTGTCTGGAtggacgaaggaggggctgcaAAGGTTCACCATCCGGATCATGTTTGAGGCTGGGTATATGACATTTTTTGGCAGAGAGGAACAGGCCATAGCAGAGGAAGACAGTGCAGCAAAAAGTCTCTTGATGCAAAAAATCATTGATGACTTCCTTGTGTTTGATAAGGCCTTTCCTGAGATGGCTGCAGGGATACCCATTCACTTCCTCTTGAGAACTTTTAGAGCCAGAGAGGCCTTGGCTGAAATGCTTTATCACACATGCTTAAAAAGGAACCACCGTCTGTCAGCACTGATCGAGAAAAGGATACATGCTTTTGACCAGATGAGCCACATTGATGAACTGGGAAAGGCAAGAGCTAATGTAAGCATGTTATGGGCCTCTCAAGCCAATACATTACCTGCAGCCTTCTGGAGCCTCTATTACATGCTAAG GTCACCTGAAGCTTTGAAAGCTGCTCAAAACGAAGTAGATCGAGTGCTAAGGGAGTCAGATCATAAGCCAGTCATGGCTGGGAGTCCACTGATCCTCTCTAAAGAACAGCTAGATGGCATGTCTATCATTG GTAGCATAATTGAGGAAGCCTTACGTCTTTCCAGTGCATCAATAATGATTCGTGTAGCAAATGATGACTTCACCTTGACCTTGGATTCGGGAATGACAGCGGATATTCGCAAAGGGGACTACATTGCTTTGTGCCCCCAGATGATACACATGGATCCAGAAATCTATGAAAATCCCGCG GAATTTAAATTTGACAGGTATTTGGATGAAAACGGACAAAAGAAGACAGATTTCTTCAAAAACGGGAGAAAGCTCAAGCAGTTCCTCATACCGTTTGGGTCTGGGGCCAGTGAGTGCCCCGGTCGCTTTTTCGCCATGTGTGAAATAAAGCAGTTTTTGACTCTGGTGCTTTGGCACTATGAAATGGAGTTGGAGGATGTGGCATGTGCTCCTCTGACTACAGACAGTACCCGAGCAGGTCTGGGGATACTCCCACCGAAGCAGGATGTCCAGATAAGATTCCGGATCAGGGCCTGCACCGATGGAGGGGAAACCTCACATTAG